A window from Nitrosopumilus adriaticus encodes these proteins:
- a CDS encoding multicopper oxidase domain-containing protein produces the protein MDRTIVMLIGVVSLGVTLGIFFFDAELPLQSFAEDNSVHNPPKTITYTVIAEDTTLEIAPGTRVEAWTYNGTIPGPTLRATEGDRVIINFINNGKLPHTMHFHGDHNEKNDGVFQEVLPGESYVYDFIAEPAGLFMYHCHVMPVSEHIRNGLYGAFIVDPKEGLEPAREYVLVKGEYDLEDQETWTPDYVFFNGYADQYWNYPLPVKTGEKVRLYYVDMGAIAAFGFHIHGTIFDTIISGIWENKPIRTQTWEVSPGNAAIFEATWKDPGRYLFHLHGVPEEKGTMAYFDVREASSDAVDGVEIARTKSIDMWEWQKQITINLQQPDPNGEITKTSASSSGHSQHAPASTEIDESQIVETNLCDVETGSAVPSSNKSYYPKFNQANVGDTVTWTNKDVSVHTITSNDDLFDSGMMMPGDTFEQKFDDAGLYEYYCMLHPWMTGAVKIK, from the coding sequence GTGGACAGAACCATTGTAATGCTCATCGGAGTTGTCTCCCTTGGAGTAACACTTGGCATTTTTTTCTTTGATGCAGAATTACCTTTACAGTCATTTGCAGAAGATAATTCTGTTCACAATCCCCCAAAAACAATCACCTATACTGTAATTGCTGAAGATACAACACTTGAGATTGCTCCTGGAACCAGAGTTGAAGCCTGGACATACAATGGAACCATTCCTGGTCCTACGTTAAGGGCAACTGAGGGTGATCGTGTAATTATCAATTTTATCAATAATGGGAAACTCCCACACACAATGCATTTTCATGGAGATCACAATGAAAAAAATGATGGCGTATTCCAAGAAGTTCTTCCCGGTGAATCATATGTCTATGATTTCATTGCAGAGCCTGCAGGACTATTCATGTATCACTGCCATGTGATGCCCGTCTCTGAGCATATTCGAAATGGTTTGTACGGTGCATTCATAGTTGATCCTAAAGAAGGATTGGAACCTGCACGAGAATATGTACTAGTAAAAGGAGAATATGATTTAGAAGATCAAGAGACTTGGACTCCAGATTATGTTTTCTTTAATGGATATGCTGATCAATATTGGAATTATCCATTACCTGTTAAGACTGGAGAAAAAGTAAGATTGTATTACGTTGACATGGGAGCAATTGCTGCTTTTGGATTTCACATTCATGGAACAATCTTTGATACAATAATATCTGGAATTTGGGAGAATAAACCCATACGAACCCAAACATGGGAAGTAAGTCCAGGAAATGCAGCTATCTTCGAGGCAACATGGAAAGACCCAGGAAGGTATCTTTTCCACTTGCATGGTGTTCCAGAAGAAAAAGGAACAATGGCTTACTTTGATGTACGTGAAGCTTCCTCTGATGCAGTTGATGGTGTAGAAATTGCAAGAACAAAATCTATAGACATGTGGGAATGGCAAAAACAGATTACAATTAATTTACAGCAACCAGATCCAAATGGCGAGATTACAAAAACATCTGCTAGTTCATCTGGGCATTCCCAACATGCTCCAGCATCTACTGAAATTGATGAATCTCAGATAGTTGAAACAAATCTCTGTGATGTGGAAACTGGTTCTGCAGTTCCATCCTCAAACAAATCATATTATCCGAAATTCAATCAGGCAAATGTTGGTGATACTGTGACGTGGACTAACAAAGACGTCTCTGTACATACCATTACAAGCAATGATGATCTATTTGACTCTGGAATGATGATGCCTGGTGATACATTTGAACAAAAATTTGATGATGCAGGTTTGTATGAATATTATTGCATGCTTCATCCTTGGATGACTGGAGCTGTAAAAATAAAATAA